Proteins co-encoded in one Crateriforma spongiae genomic window:
- the rfbG gene encoding CDP-glucose 4,6-dehydratase, which translates to MFNNAFRNRSVFLTGHTGFKGSWLCQWLLRLGANVHGFALDPQPHETLFDQLGLPSRIASDSRGDVRDASALRDALLAAKPDYVFHLAAQPLVRFSFEIPVDTFATNVMGTVHLLDALRQLSGPCRTVVVTTDKCYENREWLHAYRENDPMGGHDPYSASKGCAELVVSSYRNSYFAGDSLIDVASARAGNVIGGGDWASDRIIPDVFRAIFAKQPVPVRNRTATRPWQHVLEPLSGYLWLAANMDASQCQFCDAFNFGPSLTSNRTVLQVVQEVLASTGGEWLDASDPNAPHEASKLNLAIDKAFHLLSWQPTWDFKTTIQKTVQWYLGNHNGGNPADLTSSQIDEYEQDALQSGRNWASENSVG; encoded by the coding sequence ATGTTTAACAACGCTTTCCGCAATCGATCGGTTTTTTTGACCGGGCATACAGGCTTCAAGGGAAGCTGGCTGTGTCAGTGGTTACTGCGACTGGGCGCCAACGTTCATGGCTTCGCACTGGACCCTCAACCCCACGAAACCCTCTTTGATCAGCTCGGGTTGCCGTCACGCATCGCATCCGACAGTCGGGGTGATGTTCGTGACGCAAGTGCGTTGCGGGATGCACTTCTCGCTGCCAAGCCAGATTACGTGTTTCACTTGGCCGCACAGCCACTGGTACGTTTTTCGTTCGAGATCCCAGTGGACACCTTTGCCACCAACGTGATGGGAACGGTTCATTTGCTCGATGCACTGCGTCAATTGAGCGGGCCTTGCAGAACTGTGGTGGTTACCACCGACAAGTGTTACGAAAACCGAGAGTGGCTGCATGCCTATCGAGAGAATGATCCGATGGGTGGCCATGATCCTTACAGTGCGTCAAAAGGATGTGCGGAACTGGTGGTCAGTTCCTACCGAAATTCATACTTTGCTGGTGATTCACTAATCGATGTTGCATCGGCCCGAGCAGGAAATGTGATCGGCGGCGGTGACTGGGCAAGCGATCGAATCATTCCCGATGTTTTTCGGGCAATCTTCGCAAAGCAGCCCGTCCCGGTTCGAAATCGGACCGCAACTCGGCCCTGGCAGCACGTCTTGGAGCCGCTTTCAGGTTACCTTTGGTTGGCTGCAAACATGGATGCGAGCCAATGCCAATTTTGTGACGCTTTCAATTTTGGTCCCTCGCTGACTAGCAACCGAACCGTCCTGCAAGTCGTCCAAGAGGTGCTCGCATCGACGGGTGGCGAATGGCTCGACGCATCCGATCCAAACGCTCCACATGAAGCGTCCAAGCTGAATCTAGCTATCGACAAAGCATTTCACTTGTTGAGCTGGCAGCCCACTTGGGACTTTAAAACCACGATTCAGAAAACCGTCCAGTGGTATCTAGGCAATCATAACGGCGGCAATCCTGCTGATCTCACATCCAGCCAGATCGACGAATACGAACAAGATGCCCTGCAGTCAGGACGAAACTGGGCCTCCGAGAATAGTGTGGGATAG
- the rfbF gene encoding glucose-1-phosphate cytidylyltransferase produces MRNSIHNNSTKAVVLAGGLGTRISEETHLKPKPMVEIGGRPILWHILKMYSSHGINDFIICAGYKGYVIKEYFANYFLHTSDITFDVSRNSIEVHTRHGEPWRVTVVDTGDETMTGGRLARVRRYLNDEPFCFTYGDGVSDVDIGDLIRFHDDQGKLATVTAVQPPGRYGTMGFSEDDSNLVKQFQEKPVGDGAWINGGFFVLDPKAIDYVEEGDETIWERGPLETLAKDNQLAAYRHDGFWRPMDTLRDKNELEKLWEAGNAPWKTWDSSARVNVG; encoded by the coding sequence ATGAGAAACTCAATCCACAATAACTCGACGAAAGCTGTGGTTTTGGCCGGCGGCTTGGGGACTCGGATCTCCGAAGAAACACACCTTAAGCCCAAGCCGATGGTGGAAATCGGAGGCCGGCCAATTCTGTGGCATATCCTGAAGATGTATTCTTCGCATGGAATCAATGATTTTATTATCTGTGCGGGCTACAAGGGCTATGTGATCAAGGAGTATTTCGCGAACTATTTTTTGCACACGTCGGACATTACTTTTGACGTTTCACGTAATTCAATTGAAGTCCATACACGCCATGGTGAACCATGGCGTGTCACTGTTGTCGACACCGGCGATGAAACGATGACTGGAGGAAGACTGGCGCGGGTTCGTCGCTACCTCAACGACGAGCCCTTTTGCTTTACCTATGGGGATGGGGTTTCCGATGTCGATATCGGAGATCTGATACGGTTTCACGATGATCAAGGCAAGCTTGCCACCGTCACAGCAGTACAGCCACCGGGACGCTATGGCACCATGGGTTTCTCAGAAGACGATTCGAACTTGGTCAAGCAGTTCCAGGAAAAGCCTGTTGGCGACGGTGCCTGGATCAATGGTGGCTTCTTTGTGCTTGATCCCAAAGCGATCGACTATGTCGAAGAAGGGGACGAAACCATTTGGGAGCGTGGTCCGCTTGAAACACTGGCTAAAGACAACCAATTGGCAGCCTACCGACACGACGGCTTTTGGCGGCCGATGGATACACTTCGTGATAAGAACGAACTTGAGAAACTGTGGGAAGCGGGAAACGCCCCATGGAAAACCTGGGATTCGTCCGCCAGGGTGAATGTGGGATAG